In the Streptomyces sp. NBC_00525 genome, one interval contains:
- a CDS encoding histidine phosphatase family protein translates to MTVRVMLVPPAMNAALREARFAGDAAPDESGLRAARSAAAHVPDADRVLCGPSGRCAGTAEALGLRAVCEPALREWELGRWAGERLDEVSAREPDAVAAWLADPVAAPHGGESLLDLCARAGAWLDSLNGAGRVLAVTEPSLVRAAVVYALALPPQAFWRLDVAPLTLTELSGRAGRWNLRCGRPLAPDGGT, encoded by the coding sequence ATGACGGTACGGGTGATGCTGGTCCCACCGGCGATGAACGCGGCGCTGCGCGAGGCCCGGTTCGCCGGCGACGCCGCGCCGGACGAGTCGGGTCTGCGTGCGGCCCGGAGCGCGGCGGCCCATGTGCCGGACGCGGACCGGGTGTTGTGCGGCCCGTCCGGGCGGTGCGCCGGGACGGCGGAGGCGTTGGGGCTGCGCGCGGTATGTGAACCCGCGTTGCGGGAGTGGGAGTTGGGGCGGTGGGCAGGTGAGCGGCTGGACGAGGTGAGCGCACGGGAGCCGGACGCGGTCGCCGCCTGGCTGGCCGATCCGGTGGCGGCCCCGCACGGCGGTGAGTCGCTGCTCGACCTGTGCGCCCGTGCGGGGGCGTGGCTCGACTCGCTGAACGGTGCGGGCCGGGTGCTGGCGGTCACCGAGCCGTCCCTGGTGCGCGCGGCCGTGGTTTACGCGCTCGCGCTGCCGCCGCAGGCGTTCTGGCGCCTCGACGTCGCCCCGCTCACGCTGACGGAGCTGAGCGGGCGGGCGGGCCGGTGGAACCTGCGCTGCGGCCGGCCCCTCGCACCGGACGGCGGAACGTGA
- a CDS encoding CbtB domain-containing protein, which produces MAQSAAHTTGASAITPVSAKTLAPWAVFFGILMLVLLYFVGAEQGATSLISGTGVHEWVHDGRHLLGFPCH; this is translated from the coding sequence ATGGCACAGAGTGCTGCCCACACCACCGGCGCATCGGCCATCACCCCCGTCTCCGCGAAGACTCTGGCCCCCTGGGCGGTCTTCTTCGGCATCCTCATGCTGGTCCTGCTCTACTTCGTCGGCGCCGAACAGGGCGCCACCTCGCTCATCTCGGGCACCGGCGTCCACGAGTGGGTCCACGACGGCCGCCACCTTCTCGGCTTCCCCTGCCACTGA
- a CDS encoding CbtA family protein, whose product MNSISVRALLVRGMLAGLVAGALAMLVAYFLGESRVDAAIALEEAAHSAHGHDHGAGEELVSRGVQSTAGLATGVLVFGVAVGGIAALVFCYALGRVGRFGPRATAALIAGAALLSVYVVPFLKYPANPPAVGDPDTIGRRTALFFLMVALSVLLAVAAVIVGKRLAPRLGNWNATVAAAAGYVLLIGLAYAFLPSFNEVGTDFPATLLWQFRLATLAVQATLWTAFGLVFGHLTERLLVPRAGAPEAARAAAAVG is encoded by the coding sequence ATGAACTCCATATCCGTCAGAGCCCTGCTGGTCCGCGGCATGCTGGCCGGCCTCGTCGCGGGCGCGCTCGCGATGCTCGTGGCCTACTTCCTCGGCGAGTCCCGCGTGGACGCCGCCATCGCCCTCGAAGAGGCGGCCCACAGCGCCCACGGCCACGACCACGGCGCGGGCGAGGAACTCGTCAGCCGGGGCGTCCAGTCCACCGCCGGCCTCGCCACCGGCGTCCTCGTGTTCGGCGTGGCCGTGGGCGGCATCGCCGCGCTCGTCTTCTGCTACGCCCTGGGCCGCGTGGGCCGGTTCGGCCCGCGCGCCACGGCCGCGCTGATCGCGGGCGCCGCGCTGCTCAGCGTGTACGTCGTGCCGTTCCTGAAGTACCCGGCCAACCCGCCGGCCGTCGGCGACCCCGACACCATCGGCCGGCGCACCGCGCTGTTCTTCCTGATGGTCGCCCTCAGCGTGCTGCTGGCCGTCGCCGCCGTCATCGTCGGCAAGCGGCTGGCACCCCGCCTGGGCAACTGGAACGCGACGGTGGCCGCAGCGGCCGGCTACGTACTGCTGATCGGTCTCGCCTACGCGTTCCTGCCGTCGTTCAACGAGGTCGGCACGGACTTCCCGGCCACGCTGCTGTGGCAGTTCCGGCTGGCCACACTCGCCGTGCAGGCCACGCTCTGGACCGCGTTCGGCCTGGTCTTCGGCCATCTCACGGAACGGCTGCTGGTGCCGAGGGCGGGTGCGCCCGAGGCCGCCCGGGCGGCAGCCGCCGTGGGCTGA
- a CDS encoding GNAT family N-acetyltransferase translates to MNVLETPRLSLREMTPADAGQLIAGTPGDGVRWAPGYPSPGDLRAAARLLAACADTGDPSPFGSYEIRLRTDEAVIGGMGFHGAPDEHGGVTIGYGLVESARGKGYASEALRALIRFARQQGAARVLGDADVDNVASQHVMTAAGMRLVAEDDALRYYLVDWPQAHR, encoded by the coding sequence ATGAACGTTCTCGAGACTCCGCGCCTCTCCCTGCGCGAGATGACCCCCGCCGACGCGGGGCAATTGATCGCCGGCACGCCCGGCGACGGGGTGCGCTGGGCGCCCGGCTACCCCTCCCCCGGTGACCTGCGGGCCGCCGCGCGCCTCCTCGCCGCCTGCGCGGACACCGGCGATCCGAGCCCCTTCGGGTCGTACGAGATACGGCTCCGCACGGACGAGGCCGTCATCGGTGGAATGGGCTTCCACGGAGCGCCCGACGAGCACGGCGGCGTCACCATCGGGTACGGGCTCGTGGAGTCCGCGCGGGGCAAGGGGTACGCCTCCGAGGCGCTGCGGGCGCTGATCCGGTTCGCCCGGCAGCAGGGCGCCGCCAGGGTGCTCGGGGACGCCGATGTCGACAACGTCGCCTCCCAGCACGTGATGACGGCGGCCGGGATGCGCCTCGTGGCCGAGGACGACGCGCTCCGGTACTACCTCGTCGACTGGCCGCAGGCCCACCGGTGA
- a CDS encoding tetratricopeptide repeat protein: MSDSYYEFGTAAERWERAGFFFDAKEYTTAARILGGLVEEVPEQVAPRLLLARAYYHSASLGRAEAELRAVLERDPVEGYARLMLGRTLERQGRQAEADTQLRLAAALSGDFGPAEDDEPVADRSA, translated from the coding sequence ATGAGCGACAGCTACTACGAGTTCGGCACCGCCGCCGAGCGCTGGGAGCGGGCGGGCTTCTTCTTCGACGCGAAGGAGTACACGACGGCCGCGCGCATCCTCGGCGGACTCGTCGAGGAGGTCCCGGAGCAGGTCGCTCCGCGCCTGCTCCTCGCGCGTGCCTACTACCACTCCGCGAGCCTCGGGCGGGCGGAGGCGGAGCTGCGGGCGGTGCTGGAACGCGACCCCGTGGAGGGCTACGCGCGGCTCATGCTCGGCCGCACGCTGGAGCGGCAGGGCCGCCAGGCCGAGGCGGACACCCAGCTGCGGCTGGCCGCGGCACTGTCGGGCGACTTCGGTCCTGCGGAGGACGACGAGCCCGTAGCGGACCGGAGCGCCTAG
- a CDS encoding pirin family protein → MSNLDRQAVPTVCGGRGFVVAEPVRELLAPRTVRLGESTEVRRLLPNLGRRMVGAWAFVDHYGPDDIADEPGMQVPPHPHMGLQTVSWLHEGEVLHRDSLGSLQTVRPRELGLMTSGRAISHSEESPKQHARLLHGAQLWVALPEAHRFVEPHFQHHSDLPVVTAPGLTATVILGELDGAVSPGTAYTPIVGADLALARGTETRLPLDPDFEYAVLSMSGEAEVDGVPVLPGSMLYLGCGRTELPLRAASDAGLMLLGGEPFEEELVMWWNFVGRTQEEIARAREDWMTGTRFGTVHGYDGPPIPAPALPDVPLKARGRVR, encoded by the coding sequence ATGAGCAATCTCGATCGCCAGGCCGTCCCCACCGTCTGCGGAGGGCGCGGCTTCGTCGTGGCCGAACCCGTACGCGAACTCCTCGCCCCGCGCACGGTACGGCTGGGGGAGTCCACCGAGGTGCGCAGGCTGCTGCCGAACCTGGGCCGCCGGATGGTCGGCGCCTGGGCATTCGTGGACCACTACGGCCCCGACGACATCGCCGACGAACCCGGTATGCAGGTGCCGCCGCACCCCCACATGGGCTTGCAGACGGTGAGCTGGCTGCACGAGGGGGAGGTGCTGCACCGGGACAGCCTCGGCAGCCTCCAGACCGTGCGCCCGCGCGAACTCGGGCTGATGACGTCCGGGCGGGCGATCAGCCACTCGGAGGAGAGCCCCAAGCAGCACGCCCGCCTGCTCCACGGCGCCCAGCTCTGGGTGGCGCTCCCCGAGGCGCACCGCTTCGTGGAGCCGCACTTCCAGCACCACAGCGACCTGCCCGTGGTCACCGCGCCCGGCCTCACCGCCACCGTGATCCTCGGCGAACTCGACGGTGCCGTCTCGCCGGGCACCGCGTACACCCCGATCGTCGGCGCCGACCTCGCCCTGGCGCGCGGCACCGAGACCCGGCTGCCCCTGGACCCCGACTTCGAGTACGCCGTGCTGTCGATGTCCGGCGAGGCGGAGGTGGACGGCGTCCCCGTCCTGCCGGGCTCGATGCTCTACCTCGGCTGCGGTCGCACCGAACTCCCGCTGCGCGCCGCATCGGACGCCGGCCTGATGCTCCTGGGCGGCGAGCCGTTCGAGGAGGAACTGGTCATGTGGTGGAACTTCGTGGGCCGCACCCAGGAGGAGATCGCCCGAGCCCGCGAGGACTGGATGACCGGCACCCGCTTCGGCACGGTCCACGGCTACGACGGCCCCCCGATCCCGGCCCCGGCACTGCCCGACGTACCGCTGAAGGCACGGGGACGGGTGCGCTGA
- a CDS encoding ATP-binding cassette domain-containing protein, translating to MDGLTPGLTTTARTVDKPVIAVRDLQIFSGTKHLVGPVTFELASGSTTGLCGPSGAGKSTVLRALVDLLPHGLRRRGEVRVLDRPVRYGKGDADLRSTVVLVPQTPVVFGGSILDNALFGLRHLVRASRTELRERVEQALREAGLWGEVSDRLDTPAQTLSNGQRQRLCLARALALEPAALLLDEPTSALDERSRDTVEESVAALRGNRTVLLVSHDPAQVERLCDRTVRIDLPNADASSVTAG from the coding sequence ATGGACGGTCTGACACCCGGTCTCACGACCACGGCCCGCACGGTCGACAAACCCGTCATCGCGGTGCGCGACCTGCAGATCTTCAGCGGCACCAAGCATCTGGTGGGCCCGGTCACCTTCGAGCTGGCCTCCGGGTCAACGACCGGGCTGTGCGGTCCGTCCGGCGCCGGCAAGTCCACTGTGCTGCGCGCTCTGGTCGACCTCCTGCCCCACGGACTCCGTCGCCGGGGCGAGGTACGGGTCCTCGACCGTCCCGTCCGGTACGGCAAGGGCGACGCCGACCTGCGCAGCACCGTCGTCCTGGTGCCGCAAACCCCCGTGGTCTTCGGCGGCAGCATCCTGGACAACGCCCTCTTCGGCCTCCGCCACCTGGTGCGGGCGTCCCGGACGGAGCTGCGCGAGCGCGTCGAGCAGGCACTGCGTGAGGCGGGTCTGTGGGGAGAGGTTTCCGACCGACTGGACACGCCCGCCCAGACCCTGTCCAACGGCCAGCGCCAGCGCCTGTGCCTGGCCCGTGCCTTGGCCCTTGAGCCGGCGGCTCTCCTGCTCGACGAGCCGACCAGCGCCCTGGACGAGCGGAGCCGCGACACCGTCGAGGAGTCCGTGGCGGCACTGCGGGGCAACCGGACCGTCCTGCTCGTCTCCCACGACCCCGCGCAGGTGGAGCGGCTCTGCGACCGTACGGTCCGCATAGACCTGCCGAACGCCGACGCCTCCTCTGTGACGGCGGGCTGA
- the pstC gene encoding phosphate ABC transporter permease subunit PstC → MGLTLERPTQAPGPSVPLSSSGSNRGKRARWVWGWAYSGVLSVLLTLTVLLGYLVTGIASGTVDWTALLTSSTWSPGNLTFGGLAMIYGSAVVCVLALLLAVPVGWAAAIALSEYLPPRLAKPLRLSIELLAAVPSIVYGLIGIMIIRPFVAGLGNVPGGDSLLAAGIVLAVMIMPTIAAVSVDALAAVPGRYREAAYSLGLTRREVIRSAVLPRARSGMRAGVLLGLARALGEAIAVFLVIGRADDRLPESLGDVFSFLVRPGQTLTTKLAGPEPMLAGTSGPYFAALCALGVILLVLVAVATVWGTRGSAKGGARAPRARRSSAWLRIPKDRLTTVVRLGALLLPGTLLLGMLGILLARGGAALNPVFWFTASEGAAGGGIRDQILGTLLLLATTALIALPLGYGAGIVIGTRASAKATRVLETLTVTVGGTPTILLGLAGYVLFCTTMGWGRSWLAGTMVLVPVVVPVVALTTAGRIRSMPAEITEAALALGLTSSQYVRSVVIPYTWPATLTGLLLGLARAAGETAPLIFTATVFFGAPAVPSGIVNAPIQALPTHIFTLSQDSGAPEAVDQAWGSALVLVLITAALLGLAVFLRNRFEGARRWTV, encoded by the coding sequence ATGGGCCTCACTCTGGAGCGCCCCACCCAGGCGCCCGGTCCCTCGGTGCCGCTGTCTTCTTCCGGGAGCAACCGCGGCAAAAGGGCGAGATGGGTCTGGGGCTGGGCCTACAGCGGCGTCCTGTCCGTACTCCTGACGCTCACGGTCCTGCTCGGATACCTGGTCACGGGCATCGCGAGCGGAACCGTCGACTGGACCGCACTGCTCACCTCATCCACCTGGAGCCCGGGAAACCTCACCTTCGGCGGCCTGGCCATGATCTATGGCTCGGCTGTCGTGTGCGTTCTGGCACTGCTCCTCGCCGTCCCGGTCGGCTGGGCGGCTGCCATCGCCCTGTCCGAGTACCTTCCGCCCCGCCTCGCCAAACCCCTGCGCCTGAGCATCGAACTCCTGGCAGCGGTGCCTTCCATCGTCTACGGCCTCATCGGCATCATGATCATCAGGCCGTTCGTGGCGGGTCTCGGCAACGTTCCGGGCGGAGACAGCCTGCTCGCCGCCGGCATCGTCCTCGCCGTGATGATCATGCCTACGATCGCGGCGGTCAGCGTGGACGCGCTGGCCGCCGTACCCGGCCGGTACCGGGAAGCCGCGTACTCCCTCGGCCTGACCCGCCGGGAGGTCATCAGGTCAGCCGTCCTGCCCCGGGCACGCTCCGGCATGCGGGCCGGCGTCCTCCTCGGCCTGGCCAGGGCGTTGGGTGAGGCCATCGCGGTCTTCCTGGTCATCGGCCGCGCCGACGACCGGCTTCCCGAGTCCCTCGGGGATGTCTTTTCCTTCCTCGTTCGCCCCGGCCAGACACTCACCACCAAACTGGCCGGCCCCGAACCGATGCTCGCCGGCACCTCCGGTCCCTACTTCGCGGCCCTGTGCGCGCTCGGCGTCATCCTGCTGGTCCTGGTCGCCGTCGCCACCGTCTGGGGAACCCGCGGTTCCGCGAAGGGGGGCGCGCGCGCCCCACGTGCCCGGCGTTCCTCCGCGTGGTTGCGCATTCCGAAGGACCGGCTCACCACCGTCGTCCGGCTCGGCGCCCTGCTGCTGCCAGGCACACTTCTCCTCGGCATGCTCGGCATCCTCTTGGCCCGTGGAGGTGCGGCACTCAACCCCGTCTTCTGGTTCACGGCCTCCGAGGGCGCGGCAGGGGGTGGCATACGTGATCAGATACTCGGCACTCTTCTGCTCCTTGCGACCACAGCTCTGATCGCGCTGCCGCTCGGCTACGGCGCGGGCATCGTGATCGGCACAAGGGCCTCGGCAAAAGCCACCCGCGTTCTGGAGACACTGACCGTAACAGTCGGCGGAACCCCTACCATCCTGCTGGGCCTCGCCGGGTACGTCCTCTTCTGCACAACCATGGGGTGGGGCCGTTCCTGGCTGGCCGGCACCATGGTCCTGGTGCCCGTGGTGGTCCCGGTCGTCGCCCTCACCACAGCGGGCCGGATTCGAAGCATGCCGGCGGAAATCACCGAAGCCGCACTGGCGCTGGGCCTGACCAGCTCCCAGTACGTCCGCTCCGTGGTCATCCCCTACACCTGGCCGGCCACGCTCACCGGCCTCCTGCTCGGCCTCGCCCGGGCCGCAGGTGAAACCGCTCCCCTGATCTTCACTGCCACAGTCTTCTTCGGGGCGCCCGCCGTCCCGAGCGGCATCGTCAACGCTCCGATACAGGCCCTGCCCACGCACATCTTCACCCTCTCCCAGGACTCGGGCGCCCCCGAGGCAGTCGACCAGGCATGGGGCAGTGCCCTCGTGTTGGTCCTCATCACCGCAGCCCTCCTCGGTCTCGCGGTGTTCCTGCGCAACCGCTTCGAAGGAGCACGACGATGGACGGTCTGA
- a CDS encoding phosphate ABC transporter substrate-binding protein, whose translation MSFTISESSRRTVRSTGRRVRQGASLASACLLLSAALTGCAGSAKAGSNAIQASGSTTVAPVASDAAEALKSKGLNITVATQGGSAGGISQLGTGQINIALSSKPLSETDKKAYPDTDFVTTQIGADAVGVIITKEVADGGVKGLSKAQVAGLFEGKITNWKEVGGPDLQVFVYDKEPGRGTREVLDKFIYGEGEPPAPPKSANYAIVGGNLETRNKLKSTRGSIAPLSTGFIDGHPELVAVPLEGVAPSLANVASGAYPMTRPLFMITNGKPEGTVKQYIDYILSPNGQKLLTQHGYLTLKQMGL comes from the coding sequence ATGTCTTTCACGATCTCTGAATCCTCCCGCAGAACAGTGCGGTCCACCGGACGGCGCGTCCGTCAGGGCGCCTCCCTCGCCTCCGCCTGTCTCCTCCTCTCTGCAGCCCTGACCGGCTGCGCCGGCTCCGCGAAAGCCGGCTCGAACGCCATCCAGGCCAGTGGCTCGACCACTGTCGCCCCGGTGGCTTCGGACGCGGCCGAGGCGCTGAAGAGCAAGGGCTTGAACATCACCGTCGCCACCCAGGGCGGCTCAGCCGGCGGGATCTCCCAACTCGGCACCGGCCAGATCAACATCGCCCTCAGTTCCAAGCCCCTGTCCGAGACGGACAAGAAGGCCTATCCCGACACCGACTTCGTCACCACCCAGATCGGCGCCGACGCTGTCGGTGTCATCATCACCAAGGAGGTGGCCGACGGCGGGGTCAAGGGCCTGTCCAAGGCGCAGGTCGCGGGCCTGTTCGAGGGCAAGATCACCAACTGGAAGGAGGTCGGCGGCCCCGACCTCCAGGTTTTCGTGTACGACAAGGAGCCAGGTCGCGGCACTCGTGAGGTGCTTGACAAGTTCATCTACGGCGAAGGGGAGCCGCCGGCCCCGCCCAAGTCGGCGAACTACGCCATCGTGGGCGGAAACCTGGAGACCCGCAACAAGTTGAAGTCCACTCGGGGTTCCATCGCCCCGCTGTCGACCGGATTCATCGACGGTCACCCCGAGCTGGTCGCCGTCCCGCTGGAGGGCGTCGCCCCCTCGCTGGCAAACGTGGCTTCGGGGGCGTACCCGATGACCCGCCCGCTGTTCATGATTACGAACGGCAAGCCGGAGGGCACCGTCAAGCAGTACATCGACTACATCCTCTCGCCCAACGGCCAGAAGCTGTTGACCCAGCACGGCTACCTCACGCTCAAGCAGATGGGCCTCTGA
- the arsL gene encoding arsinothricin biosynthesis radical SAM protein ArsL: MSSARVLVASAFEAELQPLTSACAAAALQHYGADVVGWDAHLLPDAIPEGPFDLTLVSVQQFEGLERGIALARRVSEAYGTTVVVFGQYAQMNHREFLKVADGVVMEEPELIGEELSRLAAGTLALDAVPALMTGTGMRPKPPRRRISVTKPARDLFPSLVHYPAHHSPFGLMGNIEASRGCHHKCTYCSVYGAYDGGVAAYDADSVLADALQLAEEGVRHFCFIDAEFFNSRTIGIGVVERLVEAIGPITFEFTTRVDHVLDYTKELEKLVSLGLRRVTCALEFPSNRILRIFDKHIDVDHMREAVEKAERIGFELYPTFIPFTPWIEYEELIGFEDWLVETGLAHVTDPTALQTRLLLFKGSPLLSSPWMEDIATVDRGFWVEWTHPDKRVEQLWQERRTDAEDAGKIRCCVKC; encoded by the coding sequence GTGAGTAGTGCCCGTGTCCTGGTTGCCTCTGCGTTCGAGGCGGAGCTCCAGCCCTTGACGTCCGCGTGTGCGGCTGCCGCTTTGCAGCACTACGGCGCCGATGTCGTCGGCTGGGACGCGCACCTGCTTCCCGACGCCATTCCGGAGGGCCCCTTCGACCTGACGCTCGTCTCGGTCCAGCAGTTCGAAGGGCTTGAGCGGGGCATCGCCCTGGCCCGGAGGGTATCGGAGGCGTACGGCACCACAGTCGTGGTCTTCGGTCAGTATGCGCAGATGAACCACAGGGAGTTCCTCAAGGTTGCCGACGGCGTCGTCATGGAGGAGCCGGAACTCATCGGTGAGGAGCTGTCCCGACTCGCCGCCGGCACTCTCGCGCTCGACGCGGTTCCCGCTCTGATGACCGGTACCGGGATGCGACCCAAACCCCCGCGGCGGCGCATCTCTGTCACCAAGCCCGCCCGAGACCTGTTCCCGTCACTCGTGCACTACCCTGCGCACCACTCGCCCTTCGGTCTGATGGGTAACATCGAGGCCTCCCGAGGCTGCCACCACAAGTGCACCTACTGCTCCGTGTACGGCGCGTACGACGGTGGCGTCGCGGCCTACGACGCCGACAGCGTCCTGGCCGACGCCCTGCAGCTCGCTGAAGAGGGCGTTCGGCACTTCTGCTTCATCGACGCCGAGTTCTTCAATTCCCGCACCATCGGCATCGGCGTCGTCGAACGGCTTGTCGAGGCCATCGGTCCGATCACGTTCGAGTTCACCACACGTGTCGATCATGTTCTGGACTACACGAAGGAGCTGGAAAAGCTCGTCTCGCTCGGACTGCGCCGTGTCACCTGCGCCCTCGAGTTCCCCTCCAACCGCATCCTGCGCATCTTCGACAAGCACATCGACGTAGATCACATGCGCGAGGCGGTCGAAAAGGCGGAGCGTATCGGCTTCGAGCTGTACCCGACGTTCATCCCGTTCACCCCGTGGATCGAGTACGAGGAACTCATCGGCTTCGAGGACTGGCTTGTCGAGACGGGCCTGGCCCACGTCACCGACCCCACAGCCCTGCAGACTCGATTGCTGCTGTTCAAGGGTTCCCCTTTGCTTTCCTCGCCCTGGATGGAGGACATCGCCACCGTCGACCGCGGATTCTGGGTCGAGTGGACCCACCCCGACAAGCGCGTCGAGCAGCTCTGGCAGGAGCGCCGCACCGATGCCGAGGATGCCGGCAAGATCCGCTGCTGCGTGAAGTGCTGA
- a CDS encoding GNAT family N-acetyltransferase: protein MGGSPRVVISTGQALPDMDWAGELAGLTDSWPYLGPSWLRATEKVLPDVQPWHTLAHRARGELALLPGYILTTPPVVDHEPRTYLGWQAPSGEEVCCGAETDAARSAEVDELGTEPFFPALLLGSPLGYRTEVAYNFWTPSLMGAIVDNLVPAAFEAGIRCIVAPWIPGRRGNDALVDALNAAGASSAFWGFEDFMSLDAPDWEGHLAALPLKKRQRIKGDVRRAEAAGVTIERVDGTGIRPYVARIAELTCLNREKNGAGEEPEHIVGILSALIDDGADVRAYLGYKGGALVATCVTIRKNHRLFPKWAGFDYAAIGERSGIYFALVLDAPVRDAYAEGLRTVEFGAGAHQAKALRGCTPREVTTSILLSDPALRPRARAWLNAFGNSRRIAFGAASPAPAQPVNLPLLDSSGDSCCG from the coding sequence ATGGGTGGATCACCCCGCGTCGTCATTTCCACCGGCCAGGCACTCCCCGACATGGACTGGGCGGGAGAGCTCGCCGGGCTCACCGACTCATGGCCGTACCTCGGCCCCAGTTGGTTGCGGGCCACCGAGAAGGTACTCCCCGACGTTCAGCCCTGGCACACTCTCGCCCACCGTGCCCGTGGTGAACTGGCCCTTCTCCCCGGCTACATCCTCACCACCCCGCCGGTCGTCGACCATGAGCCGCGCACCTATCTCGGATGGCAGGCGCCCTCCGGCGAAGAGGTGTGCTGCGGCGCGGAGACCGACGCCGCACGGAGCGCCGAAGTCGACGAGCTGGGAACCGAGCCCTTCTTTCCGGCGCTCCTGCTCGGCTCCCCGCTGGGCTACCGCACCGAGGTCGCCTACAACTTCTGGACTCCCAGCCTGATGGGGGCCATCGTCGACAATCTCGTTCCCGCCGCATTCGAGGCCGGGATCCGCTGCATCGTCGCGCCCTGGATTCCTGGCCGACGTGGCAACGATGCCCTCGTCGACGCGCTCAACGCCGCCGGCGCCTCCAGTGCATTCTGGGGCTTCGAGGACTTCATGAGCCTCGACGCCCCGGACTGGGAAGGTCACCTCGCTGCCCTGCCGCTGAAGAAGCGCCAGCGAATCAAGGGTGACGTCCGTCGCGCCGAGGCCGCGGGCGTGACCATCGAGCGCGTCGACGGCACCGGCATCCGTCCCTATGTCGCCCGCATCGCCGAACTCACGTGCCTCAACCGGGAGAAGAACGGCGCCGGCGAAGAGCCCGAGCACATCGTCGGCATCCTCTCCGCGCTCATCGACGACGGCGCAGACGTCCGCGCATATCTCGGCTACAAGGGCGGCGCACTCGTCGCCACCTGCGTCACCATCCGCAAGAACCACCGGCTCTTCCCCAAGTGGGCCGGCTTCGACTACGCAGCGATCGGCGAGCGCAGCGGCATCTACTTCGCCCTCGTACTCGACGCACCCGTCCGCGATGCCTACGCAGAGGGGCTGCGCACCGTTGAATTCGGCGCCGGAGCCCACCAGGCGAAGGCCCTGCGCGGCTGCACCCCGCGCGAGGTCACCACCTCGATACTGCTCTCCGACCCAGCGCTGCGACCGCGGGCGAGAGCATGGCTCAACGCCTTCGGAAACAGCAGGCGCATCGCGTTCGGTGCGGCTTCTCCCGCTCCGGCTCAACCTGTGAACCTGCCCCTCCTGGACAGCTCCGGCGACAGTTGCTGCGGCTGA
- a CDS encoding GTP-binding protein: MITFIPLTGFLGAGKTTTMTAAALALQERGRKVAVITNDQGVELVDTKLVRSKLNSVAEVTGGCFCCKFEDLVEAVVALVASDSVDTVIAEAVGSCTDLQATVVRPLRQYYGDDMVVAPLTTVVDPLRHLAFARAAERGEPESDLSYLFRQQVTEADVIAVNKLDTIRPDRAEELLAALRASNPKATVVGYSATSGDHLETLLDAWQAPATNGDVVLDIDYDRYAAAEAQLAWMNQELGLTAAGDAFNATEWARTVLRELSVWAAEHDAVIGHAKITVDTTDGDFAKLSLTESGAQPTLDRAADAYAAVGRAVVNARVACEPDALDTAVTEAVKAADKATAVISSATTPVSFKPSYPRPVHRLAPAGA; this comes from the coding sequence ATGATCACCTTCATCCCCCTGACCGGGTTCCTCGGGGCGGGCAAGACCACGACCATGACCGCGGCCGCGCTGGCCCTCCAGGAGCGGGGCCGCAAGGTTGCGGTCATCACCAACGACCAGGGTGTCGAACTGGTGGACACCAAACTGGTGCGAAGCAAGCTCAACAGTGTCGCCGAGGTCACGGGCGGCTGCTTCTGTTGCAAATTCGAGGACCTCGTCGAGGCCGTCGTCGCGCTCGTCGCGTCCGACAGCGTCGACACCGTGATCGCGGAAGCCGTCGGTAGTTGTACCGACCTCCAAGCCACCGTCGTACGACCGCTGCGCCAGTACTACGGCGATGACATGGTTGTCGCACCCCTGACCACCGTGGTCGACCCCCTGCGCCACCTGGCCTTCGCCCGTGCCGCCGAGAGGGGCGAGCCGGAGTCGGACCTGTCGTACCTCTTCCGTCAACAGGTCACCGAGGCCGACGTCATCGCCGTGAACAAGCTGGACACCATCCGACCGGACCGGGCTGAGGAGCTGCTTGCCGCGCTCCGCGCGAGCAACCCCAAGGCGACTGTGGTCGGGTACTCGGCCACCTCCGGTGACCATCTGGAGACGCTGCTCGACGCCTGGCAGGCGCCGGCGACGAACGGGGACGTCGTCCTCGACATCGACTACGACCGCTATGCCGCCGCCGAAGCCCAGCTGGCCTGGATGAATCAGGAACTCGGGCTCACCGCCGCCGGGGACGCGTTCAACGCGACCGAGTGGGCCCGTACGGTCCTCCGAGAGCTGTCCGTATGGGCCGCGGAGCACGACGCCGTGATCGGTCACGCCAAGATCACCGTGGACACGACCGACGGCGACTTCGCCAAGCTCAGCCTCACCGAGTCCGGCGCGCAGCCCACTCTCGACCGCGCCGCCGACGCGTACGCCGCGGTGGGCCGGGCTGTAGTCAACGCCAGGGTCGCCTGCGAGCCCGATGCCTTGGACACGGCTGTCACCGAGGCCGTCAAGGCCGCCGACAAAGCCACCGCCGTCATTTCCTCCGCGACCACTCCGGTGTCGTTCAAACCCTCCTACCCACGTCCCGTGCACCGCCTCGCCCCCGCCGGCGCCTGA